CATGTAGTgaggaatttaaattgtttattttgctcATTATTTTTATAGTCATATAGTTAGGGCcatgaaaaagtgtttttcattCAAGTTCCTTTCCTCGCCATTATTTTTTACCAGATTCCTCCAGAGCAGTTGCAGTTTCAGCAGGTCCATCCCATGTCGTCCTTGAGGGTGTAGCCTTAAGCCTGGCCTGCTGCAGTCCAGCAGCCACTTCACAAGGCCAGTTCAGATGGTACAATCAGACAGATACCAGGGTTGTACATGTTGGACAGGTGTGGAATACCCGTCAAGTCACATCTAGTGAATCTGGTAGCTACTACTGTCAAATGCAGACTGAAGATAAGATGCAAAGATCAACAGTTCTGACCATCAATGTGCAATGTAGGTGAAATGTAACCCCGGAACGATTCTATGACATCTTTAGTTATactgaaaacagttttaaagatATGTTTCTGTCTACTACTAAATAGAAAAATGATAAGTGACTTATAATGAAGAGTCTTATAATATTGGAAGTTAATGTCCTTTAAAACCAATTTCCTCTAGATCCACCTCGAAATACTATCATCTCTATCATGGGAGCACAGGAAAATCATCCTGTGACTCTGACCTGCAGCAGTGAGGCTAACCCACCGGTGCACACCTACGTCTGGTACCAGGGTGCAGCATGTCTCCCAAAAGCAGACAAAAGCTTTAATCGAGGAAGAAAAACCCAGGCCACACTAAGAGGGAGAGGCACAACATTCACCAACATCACCACTGAGGAGTATGGACAGCACTGCTGTGTAGCCCGTAACAGATATGGATCTCAGAGTTACAGTATAACTCTAACAGAATCTAGAGGTAGGTGAATGAAGAGCCTTGAGCTCATATTTAAGGGTTTACTTTTAAGTTGTTTGTTATGAAGCCAAATGTGGGGtgtattgaaaatgtatttaggtAAAACATTTATGGATACAACATAACCACAGCACTGTAGATTTAGGCATTGTTGGTGGCTTTTCCTACATGTCAAATTGACCCTCCCATTATTTATATCATaaacagtacagaccaaaagtttggacacaccttctcattcaaagagttttttttattttcaagactatgaatattgtagcttcacactgaaggcatcaaatctatgaattaacacgtggaattatatactgaacaaaaaagtgtgaaacaactgaaaatatgtcttatattctaggttcttcaaagtagccaccttttgctttgattactgctccacacactcttgacattatgttgatgagcttcaagaggtagtcacctgaaatgggtttcacttcacaggtgtgccctgtcagatttaataagtgggatttcaagacttataaatggggttgggaccatcagttgtgttgtgcaggaggtggatacagtacacagctaatagtcctactgaatagactgttacaATTTGTataatggcaagaaaaaagcagctaagtaaagaaaaacaagtggccatcattactttaagaaatgaaggtcagtcagtccgaacaattgggaaaactttgaaagtgtccccgagtgcagtcgcaaaaaccatcaagcgctacaaagaaactggctcacatgaggagcgccccaggaaaggaagaccaagagtcacctctgctgcggacgataagttcatccgagtcaccagcctcagaaatcgcaggttaacagcagctcagattagagaacaggtcaatgccacacagagtcctagcagcagatacatctctagaacaactgttaagaggagactgtgtgaatcaggccttcatggtaaaatagctgctaggaaacccctgctgaggacaggcaacaagcagaagagacttgtttgggctaagaacacaaggaatggacattagaccagtggaaatctgtgctttggtctgatgagtccaagtttgagatctttggttccaaccaccgtgtctttgtgcggcgcagaggaggtgaatggatggactctacatgcctggttcccactgtgaagcatggaggaggaggtgtgatggtgtgggggtgctttgctggtgacactgttggggatttattcaaaattgaaggcatactgaaccagcatggctaccacagcatcttgcagcggcatgctattccaacaggacaatgaccccaaacacacctccaggctgtgtaagggctatttgaccaagaaggagagtgatggggtgctgcgccagatgacctggcctccacagtcaccagacctgaactcaatcgagatggtttggggtgagctggaccgcagagtgaaagcaaaagggccaacaagtgctaagcatctctgggaactccttcaagactgttggaaaaccatttcaggtgattacctcttgaagctcatcaatagaatgccaagagtgtgtggagcagtaatcaaagcaaaaggtggttactttgaagaacctagaatataagacatacaggtccttctcaaaatattagcatattgtgataaagttcattttttccataatgtaatgatgaaaatttaacattcatatattttagattcattgcacactaactgaaatatttcaggtcttttattgtcttaatacggatgattttggcatacagctcatgaaaacccaaaattcctatctcacaaaattagcatatttcatccgaccaataaaagaaaagtgtttttaatacaaaaaacgtcaaccttcaaataatcatgtacagttatgcactcaatacttggtcgggaatccttttgcagaaatgactgcttcaatgcagcgtggcagggaggcaatcagcctgtggcactgctgaggtcttatggaggcccaggatgcttcaatagcggcctttagctcatccagagtgttgggtcttgagtctctcaacgttctcttcacaatatcccacagattctctttggggttcaggtcaggagagttggcaggcaaattgagcacagtgataccatggtcagtaaaccatttaccagtggttttggcactgtgagcaggtgccaggtcatgctgaaaaatgaaatcttcatctccataaagcttttcagcagatggaagcatgaagtgctccaaaatctcctgatagctagctgcattgaccctgcccttgataaaacacagtggaccaacaccagcagctgacacggcaccccaaaccatcactgactgtgggtacttgacactggacttctggcattttggcatttccttctccccagtcttcctccagactctggcaccttgatttccgaatgacatgcagaatttgctttcatccgaaaaaagtactttggaccactgagcaacagtccagtgctgcttctctgtagcccaggtcaggcgcttctgccgctgtttctggttcaaaggtgacttgacctggggaatgcggcacctgtagcccatttcctgcacacgcctgtgcacggtggctctggatgtttctactccagactcagtccactgcttccgcaggtcccccaaggtctggaatcggcccttctccacaatcttcctcagggtctggtcacctcttctcgttgtgcagcgttttctgccacactttttccttcccacagacttcccactgaggtgccttgatacagcactctgggaacagcctagtcgttcagaaatttatttctgtgtcttaccctcttgcttgagggtgtcaaaagtggccttctggacagcagtcaggtcggcagtcttgatgaaccaggctgggagttttaaaggcctcaggaatcttttgtaggtgtttagagttaactcgttgattcagatgattaggttcctAGCTCGTTCAGAGACccatttaatgatatgctaattttgtgagataggaattttgggtttttatgagctgtatgccaaaatcatccgtattaagacaataaaagacctgaaatatttcagttagtgtgcaatgaatctaaaatatatgaatgttacattttcatcatgacattatggaaaataatgaacacaatatgctaatattttgagaaggaccagtattttcagttgtttcacacttttttgttcagtatataattccacatgtgttaattcatagttttgatgccttcagtgtgaagctacaatatccatagtcatgaaaataaagaaaattttttgaatgagaaggtgtgtccaaacttttggtctgtactgtatttacaCAGTAAACAACCAAATACAGCAGAAGTGGGCCTTAAAATAACTGTAATAAAGGTGGTAATGAGATCACATGTGGATTGTACTGTTTACAATaatctgcaaaagtattaaatTGCTTGAGCATTTTCATATTAATGCATTTCAAACACAAGTTTCAccatattttatttggatatcTTGTGAGcgaccaacacaaaatactgcatatttgtgaagtggaaataaaatgcTTTGTGGTTTTGATGCATTTTACCAATAGAATCCTAGAAGAACATTGAGTTCACTTTAGTCCTTTGCCCATTACAGCAACAACTCCATCTGATTCTTCAGGAAGCAAACTGGTGCTGATTGGAGTAACTGTTGGGATCCTGCTTGTTATTGTTGCCACAGTTGCCTTTCTGCTGACAAGGTGAAGCCTTTGCTCCTTTTAAAATCATTTCCCATTTCAAACACCTTCAAAGTAACAAGACTGGGACTACTGCTTCCATGCTTCAAATAAGCGTCATGAATAAGGCAATGTCAACTTTATGCAAGGTGTGGTAGTTGTTGTTTGGATGAACAAACTACATCGAACTCTGtttaaaagcagggtttttCAGATGTGCATATATGGAGTTAAAGGGTTTATGTTATGTGCATAAACAGTCTTTTAGCTTAAAGAGGTCATACAATATACTAAAAAGATTGCCTTTGAGGTTAGGATCACTTACaatagttttgttttgctttcaggAGAAAGAAGACAGCCAGATATCAGTCATATGTCCTGACTGGAACGGCTGTCACAGAATCGTAAGGACTCAGAGTGCAAGCAGAACTGATTTTATTCTGTATATCAGCACATTTGTTAAGACCTTCTGGATACATGAGGAAATCAACACTCCACATGTGGTAAACTCTCCACAGCTCTGCCGTTACACCATACAACCTATTCTTGGATTTTTACAACATGCTGTAGATGACAGAACTACTATGGAGGGCTAAAAGTGC
This genomic stretch from Girardinichthys multiradiatus isolate DD_20200921_A chromosome 3, DD_fGirMul_XY1, whole genome shotgun sequence harbors:
- the LOC124866405 gene encoding sialoadhesin-like isoform X1 translates to MAHHKQSYSFCIILCMRGILAGDWSVLLPSSPICAVVGSSVVLPCSYDYTLSSEVGADGRLSAQTGGNEKGQEYKVLSEMWCLRDSRCITEKYVFHSAGIFSDPSYHNRVQYLGQPGTKNCSLRISDLKESDSGTYVFYLITNHTTEKMPPQTGIQLLVADSSRAVAVSAGPSHVVLEGVALSLACCSPAATSQGQFRWYNQTDTRVVHVGQVWNTRQVTSSESGSYYCQMQTEDKMQRSTVLTINVQYPPRNTIISIMGAQENHPVTLTCSSEANPPVHTYVWYQGAACLPKADKSFNRGRKTQATLRGRGTTFTNITTEEYGQHCCVARNRYGSQSYSITLTESRATTPSDSSGSKLVLIGVTVGILLVIVATVAFLLTRRKKTARYQSYVLTGTAVTES